In Lacrimispora indolis DSM 755, a genomic segment contains:
- the phoU gene encoding phosphate signaling complex protein PhoU, protein MTTRVNYEHELDLLNHDIKEMGRMVETSIEQCFVAFEDQDFEKAEDIIKGDRTINDLERSIEARCLSIILRQQPVAGDLRVVSSALKVVTDLERIGDHASDIAELILRIKGEHVYHVVRHIPSMAAAAREMVRSSIEAFINQDLETAKKIEKQDDVVDELFDKVKNDVVDLLKHSNEHIDQCIDLLMVAKYLERIGDHAVNVCEWTEFSKTGALKNVRIL, encoded by the coding sequence ATGACAACGCGAGTTAATTACGAACACGAATTAGACCTCTTAAACCACGACATAAAGGAAATGGGGCGTATGGTTGAAACCTCCATTGAACAGTGTTTTGTGGCATTCGAAGATCAGGACTTTGAAAAGGCAGAGGATATCATAAAAGGAGACCGTACCATCAACGACTTAGAACGTTCCATCGAAGCCCGCTGCCTCTCCATCATCCTGCGCCAGCAGCCTGTTGCCGGAGATTTAAGAGTCGTTTCCAGCGCCTTAAAAGTGGTTACAGACTTAGAGCGAATCGGCGACCACGCTTCCGACATTGCCGAACTCATCCTGCGCATCAAAGGCGAACACGTATACCACGTCGTCCGCCACATCCCATCTATGGCCGCCGCAGCAAGAGAAATGGTCCGCAGCTCCATTGAGGCCTTCATCAATCAGGATTTAGAAACCGCAAAGAAAATCGAGAAGCAGGACGATGTGGTTGACGAATTATTTGATAAGGTAAAAAATGATGTAGTAGATTTACTAAAACACTCTAACGAGCATATTGACCAGTGCATTGATTTGCTGATGGTAGCAAAATATTTAGAACGCATTGGGGATCATGCTGTAAACGTATGCGAATGGACCGAGTTTTCAAAAACCGGAGCATTGAAGAATGTACGGATATTGTAA
- a CDS encoding Gfo/Idh/MocA family protein: protein MEKVKMGIIGAGVWGETHASIYREHPNAEPVAVCDKDEARAKALAAKLGITQVYTDYHEMAAKSDCDAVAVVTPDFLHADIAVCMADAGKHMLIEKPLATTREDIARICEAVERNGVRCMVDLHNRWSAAFNVAKQKIDDGTIGEPWTAYIRHSDIKWVATDMLKWAADSSILWFLGSHSLDALRWFFNDEVKQVYSVKRVGILKELGVDTADVYLTTVIFQNGGIAHMENGWVTPNGNGNVNDFKCSVMGTKGQVNINASNHNLIQIATDECMQIPDVMVTNMVFDKCKGLSYESIRDFVDRLVDGKEFRVTLEDARRIALAIIAIHESADTGGIVDVVY from the coding sequence ATGGAAAAGGTAAAAATGGGAATTATCGGCGCCGGTGTATGGGGGGAAACACATGCTTCGATCTATCGTGAACACCCCAATGCTGAACCGGTTGCCGTCTGCGATAAAGACGAAGCCAGAGCAAAAGCACTGGCTGCAAAGCTGGGGATTACACAGGTTTATACAGATTATCATGAAATGGCAGCAAAGAGCGATTGTGACGCGGTAGCAGTGGTTACGCCGGATTTTCTTCATGCGGATATCGCAGTTTGCATGGCAGATGCCGGAAAACATATGTTGATTGAGAAGCCGCTGGCAACCACAAGAGAAGATATAGCGCGTATATGCGAAGCGGTGGAAAGGAACGGTGTGCGCTGCATGGTCGACCTGCATAACCGATGGAGTGCGGCGTTTAATGTGGCGAAGCAGAAGATCGACGACGGAACAATCGGTGAACCCTGGACAGCCTATATTCGTCACAGCGACATCAAATGGGTGGCCACAGACATGCTCAAATGGGCAGCGGATTCCTCGATTCTCTGGTTCCTGGGCAGTCACAGCCTGGACGCATTGCGTTGGTTTTTTAATGACGAAGTGAAACAGGTATATTCTGTGAAACGAGTGGGGATCTTGAAGGAACTGGGGGTGGATACGGCGGATGTGTATCTGACGACTGTGATCTTTCAGAATGGCGGGATCGCCCATATGGAAAATGGCTGGGTAACACCGAATGGCAATGGAAATGTTAATGATTTTAAGTGTAGTGTGATGGGGACGAAAGGACAGGTAAATATTAATGCCTCCAATCACAACCTGATTCAAATCGCTACGGATGAATGCATGCAGATCCCTGATGTTATGGTAACTAATATGGTATTTGACAAGTGTAAGGGACTTTCTTATGAGAGTATACGCGACTTTGTGGATCGGCTGGTGGATGGGAAGGAGTTTCGTGTAACGCTGGAGGATGCGCGTCGCATTGCACTGGCAATTATTGCTATTCATGAGTCGGCGGATACGGGGGGGATTGTGGATGTCGTGTATTAA